The following DNA comes from Bacillota bacterium.
ATCAAGCGTGACAAGGCTTTTCGGGATCACGTATCGTAGGTAAAACGAAAACTTGTAGTAACAAATAATATAGGATTCTTTCTTGACTAGATGAGGCAGTTAGCTATATAATATAGCTACAATGTATATCCGAACTGTCACTGCAAAAACCAAAAATGGCCCGCTGGAATACGTCCAGCTCGCCCACAACCACCGGGACCCGGCAACCGGGATCTCCAAGACCCAGGTCCTGTTCAACTTCGGGCGTGCCGACCATCTCGACCTTGAAGCCGTAAGGCGCCTCATAAAAAGCCTTTCCAAGCTTCTGGGGCCGGACGAAGCAGCCGAGATCCATAAACAGCTTGGCGAGGACTACGGCTTCGAGTTCCTCGGCTCCCGCCAATTCGGCGGCCCCTGGCTCCTAGACGGTATGTGGAAGAGGCTTCGCATCGACACTGTCCTCAAAAGGCTCCTCGCTAATAGGGACTATCGGACTCCCGTGGAGCGGTCGATCTTCGCCATGGTAGCCAACCGGGCGTTAAATCCCGGGAGCAAGTTGAGCATCGAGGACTGGACAGCCCAGGAAGTTTTGATAGACGGACTGCCAGAGGCCGAGGTCCATCAGCTTTATCGAGCCATGGACTTCCTGCTAGAAGCCGCGCCGGAGATCCAAAAGGAAGTCTTCTTTTCCGTTGCCAACCTCTTCAACCTGGAAGTCGACCTCATCTTCCTGGACACGACCACCACCTACTTCGAGATTGAAGGCGAGGATGGAGACGAAGGCTTGCGCAAGTGGGGACATGGCAAGGACAGTCGGGACGATCTGGCCCAAGTAGTTATCGCCTTCGCCGTGACCCGTTCCGGTATCCCGGTACGCTGCTGGGTTTGGCCGGGGGACACCCCGGATCAGGACGTGGTTGAGCAGGTCAAGCGCGATCTGAATGATTGGCATCTGGGCCGGGTGGTGATGGTCCAGGATACGGGATTCAACTCGGAAGATAACCGCCGCACTCTGCAGGGAGCTGGTGGTCACTACATAATCGGCGAGAAAATGCGCCTTGGCTCTAAAGGGATGCCGGCTGAGGCATTGACCCGAGGCGGGAAGTACCGGACGCTCCCAAATGGGCTTTTATGCAAGGAAGTGATCGTTGGCAAAGATAGCGAAGCGAGGCGCCGGTTTGTGGTAGTCAAGAACCCCGAGGAGGCCGAGCGTGACAAGGAAAAGCGTGAAGACATCGTAGCTGAGGTGAAGAAACGCCTGGCTGAACTTAAGCAGACCTCCGGCGAGCCTCACCAGAAAGCTGCGTGTGAACTGCGAAGTCACGATACATATGGTCGGTATGTTCAGCAAACCCCCACCGGCGAACTTCAGTTGAATAGAGAAAAGATTAAGGCTGAAGAGCACCTGGACGGGAAATACCTGCTTTCCACCTCGGACGACTGGCTCTCAGTGGAAGACGTAGTCCTTGGATAT
Coding sequences within:
- a CDS encoding IS1634 family transposase — protein: MYIRTVTAKTKNGPLEYVQLAHNHRDPATGISKTQVLFNFGRADHLDLEAVRRLIKSLSKLLGPDEAAEIHKQLGEDYGFEFLGSRQFGGPWLLDGMWKRLRIDTVLKRLLANRDYRTPVERSIFAMVANRALNPGSKLSIEDWTAQEVLIDGLPEAEVHQLYRAMDFLLEAAPEIQKEVFFSVANLFNLEVDLIFLDTTTTYFEIEGEDGDEGLRKWGHGKDSRDDLAQVVIAFAVTRSGIPVRCWVWPGDTPDQDVVEQVKRDLNDWHLGRVVMVQDTGFNSEDNRRTLQGAGGHYIIGEKMRLGSKGMPAEALTRGGKYRTLPNGLLCKEVIVGKDSEARRRFVVVKNPEEAERDKEKREDIVAEVKKRLAELKQTSGEPHQKAACELRSHDTYGRYVQQTPTGELQLNREKIKAEEHLDGKYLLSTSDDWLSVEDVVLGYKQLSEIERVFRDLKHLVDIRPVYHRLPDRIRAHVLLCWLAMLLIRVAEDETGKTWRQMKKSLATLKIGIHRASSGEVWQTNPLQAEVKGLLEKLKLKLPPRFYAMKPAKKEM